A part of Podarcis raffonei isolate rPodRaf1 chromosome 12, rPodRaf1.pri, whole genome shotgun sequence genomic DNA contains:
- the MTERF1 gene encoding transcription termination factor 1, mitochondrial, with the protein MRGLVNMNNKLLFNMNLPWLIKLSTDIIFRGDSTRFLCLKIDSSSDELDKENNILVKNLAGMGVDVKMVRKRQPGVLKRQITNEEGLKIFLQGKGANREAIASIISRYPRAITRSHQSLKERWEIWRSILMTDMEIVTILKRSPESFFRSGNNENMQKNITLFCSIGLTSKDLGNMLTRVPRVFSNSIELNKQMISLLNDIYLDLGGEKPDDFVKQIISKNVFILLRSSKQVKANVQFLQSSLRLSNKEFLTLLHGQGGDVLDLSNEYLKKTLANVKEKLMSHGCTEIEADMFVLKHLRILYLSPQNLNDKIDCLLQANININLILKSPLVLDKSIKTISNRIDELGKLGYNFQIHGIGILALSKQRFEAKLEKLQAATILHGSN; encoded by the coding sequence ATGAGAGGGCTGGTGAACATGAACAATAAACTGCTTTTCAACATGAATTTACCTTGGCTTATCAAGTTGTCTACAGACATTATATTCAGAGGGGATTCCACTAGGTTTCTTTGCCTTAAGATTGATAGCTCCAGTGATGAATTGGACAAGGAGAACAACATTTTAGTGAAAAATCTGGCTGGTATGGGCGTGGATGTCAAAATGGTAAGAAAACGACAGCCTGGTGTTCTCAAGAGGCAGATCACCAATGAAGAGGGCCTGAAGATTTTTTTGCAAGGAAAAGGGGCTAACAGAGAAGCCATTGCCAGTATAATCTCACGTTATCCACGTGCCATCACTCGCTCACACCAGTCTCTGAAAGAACGCTGGGAAATTTGGCGAAGCATTTTGATGACCGACATGGAAATTGTAACAATCCTGAAACGTTCCCCTGAATCCTTTTTTCGTTCTGGGAATAATGAAAACATGCAGAAGaacattaccttattttgttCTATTGGGCTGACTTCTAAGGATCTTGGCAACATGCTGACCAGAGTTCCAAGGGTGTTTTCTAACAGTATAGAGCTCAATAAACAAATGATAAGCCTCTTGAATGACATCTATTTAGATCTAGGTGGAGAAAAGCCAGATGACTTTGTAAAACAGATAATTTCTAAAAATGTCTTTATCCTCTTACGGAGCAGCAAGCAAGTGAAAGCAAACGTTCAGTTTCTGCAGTCATCTTTACGTCTGAGCAATAAGGAATTTCTAACGCTGTTGCATGGGCAAGGAGGTGATGTTCTGGATCTCTCTAATGAATACCTAAAAAAGACACTTGCAAATGTGAAAGAGAAACTGATGTCTCATGGGTGCACTGAAATAGAGGCAGATATGTTTGTCCTTAAGCACCTTCGCATTCTATACCTTTCTCCACAGAACCTGAATGATAAAATAGATTGTCTCTTGCAGGCAAATATTAACATTAATCTAATACTGAAAAGTCCTCTAGTTCTGGACAAAAGCATCAAAACTATAAGTAACCGTATTGATGAGCTGGGAAAGCTAGGCTATAACTTTCAAATCCATGGGATTGGAATTCTTGCGTTAAGTAAACAACGATTTGAAGCAAAATTGGAAAAGTTACAGGCAGCAACAATTTTGCACGGCTCTAATTGA